The following coding sequences lie in one Gemmatimonadota bacterium genomic window:
- a CDS encoding cyclase family protein, with the protein MSRHALILTAALLTPAACTAPPAPSAPGAAAVFAGASGRWVDLTHPFSSSSIYWPTANGFVLDTVAFGQTEGGWFYSAFDFRAAEHGGTHLDAPIHFAEGRMAADEIPLSQLIGAAAVVDLSERAGPDDQVQVADLEAWEARHGRLPDGVILLLRTGWGNRYGDRSAYLGTDVTGPEAVPLLHFPGLHPDAARWLVAERAVGAVGIDTPSIDHGQSATFESHQILYGADIPGFENVAGLEQLPEQGAFVVALPMKIEGGSGGPLRIVAFVPERT; encoded by the coding sequence ATGTCACGGCATGCGCTCATACTTACGGCGGCTCTACTGACCCCGGCGGCCTGCACCGCCCCTCCCGCGCCGAGCGCCCCCGGCGCCGCCGCCGTGTTCGCGGGCGCCAGCGGCCGCTGGGTAGACCTCACCCATCCGTTCTCGTCCTCGTCCATCTATTGGCCCACCGCCAACGGATTCGTTTTGGACACCGTCGCGTTCGGGCAGACCGAGGGAGGGTGGTTCTATTCGGCCTTCGATTTCCGCGCTGCGGAGCACGGGGGCACGCACCTCGATGCGCCCATCCACTTCGCCGAGGGTCGAATGGCCGCGGACGAGATCCCGCTGTCCCAACTGATCGGCGCGGCCGCCGTCGTGGACCTCTCCGAGCGCGCCGGGCCGGACGACCAGGTGCAGGTGGCCGACCTCGAAGCCTGGGAGGCCCGGCACGGCCGCCTGCCCGACGGAGTGATCCTGTTGCTCCGTACCGGCTGGGGAAACCGCTACGGCGACCGTAGCGCCTATCTGGGCACCGACGTCACCGGACCAGAGGCCGTCCCGCTCCTGCACTTCCCCGGCCTGCACCCGGACGCGGCCCGCTGGCTGGTGGCAGAGCGTGCCGTAGGCGCCGTGGGCATCGACACACCGAGCATCGACCACGGCCAGTCGGCGACCTTCGAGAGCCACCAGATCCTCTACGGCGCGGACATTCCCGGCTTCGAGAACGTGGCCGGACTGGAGCAGCTGCCGGAGCAGGGGGCGTTCGTGGTGGCGCTGCCCATGAAGATCGAGGGCGGCAGTGGCGGTCCCCTGCGGATCGTGGCGTTCGTGCCGGAGAGGACATGA
- a CDS encoding M20 family peptidase, whose translation MNMRKLLLTLLLLPLVALGVAAVRAATLRPPERERVEAIAIAVDEAAVAARLAEALTYPTISREPPALPDSTAFRSFHAFLERTFPATHAALGRELVGGLSLLYRWNGADAGAPAVVLMGHQDVVPVLEGTEDDWEHPAFAGVIADGFVWGRGAIDDKSTLMSILEAVESLVSEGFQPPRTVYLAFGHDEEVGGLRGAHAIAELLASRGEHDLALVLDEGGAVLPGLANIDRPVGLVGVAEKGFLTLSLSVEAAGGHSSNPPAQTAVGVLSAAIARLEADPFPSTLEGSTGLLFERLTPEMDFGGRFFLGNRWLFGPLLTRLLAGAPESAAMLHTTTAATVFHAGEKDNVLPIEARALVNFRIRPGETVETVTERVRQVISDPRVEIQPTESARDPSPVSDHESPAFRMLERTVHEALGGEIIVAPYVVPGGTDAWYYGGRSANVYRFLPVRFQTDDLSRMHGTGERITTADYANAVRFFRRLIQNVERLP comes from the coding sequence ATGAACATGCGCAAGCTCCTCCTGACCCTACTGCTCCTACCGCTGGTCGCGCTCGGCGTGGCCGCGGTGCGTGCGGCGACGCTGCGCCCGCCGGAGCGCGAGCGCGTCGAAGCCATCGCAATCGCGGTGGACGAAGCTGCGGTGGCGGCTCGCTTGGCCGAGGCCCTCACCTACCCGACCATCTCGAGGGAGCCGCCGGCCCTGCCGGACTCCACTGCCTTCCGGAGCTTCCACGCCTTCCTCGAGCGCACCTTCCCGGCGACGCACGCCGCGCTCGGGCGTGAGCTTGTGGGCGGATTGAGCTTGCTGTATCGCTGGAACGGTGCCGACGCCGGTGCCCCCGCCGTCGTGCTCATGGGGCACCAGGACGTGGTTCCCGTGCTGGAGGGCACCGAGGACGACTGGGAACACCCCGCGTTCGCAGGCGTCATCGCCGACGGGTTCGTCTGGGGGCGCGGCGCCATCGACGACAAGTCCACGCTCATGAGCATTCTCGAAGCCGTCGAGAGTCTGGTCAGCGAAGGCTTTCAACCCCCGCGCACCGTCTATCTCGCCTTCGGTCACGACGAGGAGGTCGGCGGCCTCAGGGGCGCGCACGCGATCGCCGAGCTGTTGGCGTCGAGAGGGGAGCACGATCTCGCGCTTGTCCTGGACGAAGGCGGGGCCGTGCTGCCGGGCCTGGCCAACATCGACCGGCCGGTGGGATTGGTGGGTGTGGCGGAAAAGGGCTTCCTCACACTGTCCCTCTCGGTGGAGGCGGCGGGAGGCCATTCCTCCAACCCGCCGGCCCAGACGGCGGTGGGCGTGCTGAGCGCCGCCATCGCTCGGCTGGAAGCCGACCCCTTCCCCTCCACGCTGGAGGGCAGCACGGGGCTGCTCTTCGAACGCCTGACGCCGGAGATGGACTTCGGGGGGCGCTTCTTCCTGGGGAACCGCTGGCTCTTCGGACCGCTGCTCACCCGTTTGTTGGCCGGCGCTCCGGAGTCGGCGGCCATGCTGCACACCACCACGGCCGCCACGGTCTTCCATGCCGGAGAGAAAGACAACGTGCTTCCCATCGAGGCGCGCGCGCTGGTCAACTTCCGCATTCGCCCGGGCGAGACCGTTGAAACCGTGACGGAGCGCGTGCGACAGGTGATCTCGGATCCGCGGGTCGAGATCCAGCCTACCGAGAGCGCACGCGATCCCTCTCCCGTCTCCGACCACGAGTCCCCCGCCTTCCGGATGCTGGAGCGCACCGTGCACGAGGCGCTGGGAGGCGAGATCATCGTGGCGCCCTATGTGGTTCCGGGCGGGACGGACGCCTGGTACTACGGCGGCCGTTCCGCGAACGTGTATCGGTTCCTGCCCGTGCGGTTCCAGACGGACGACCTGTCTCGGATGCACGGGACCGGCGAGCGGATCACGACGGCCGACTACGCGAACGCCGTACGGTTCTTCCGCCGATTGATCCAGAACGTGGAGCGACTTCCGTGA
- a CDS encoding M24 family metallopeptidase, producing the protein MRARPWLLLAALLLCLPRSLDGQEARRRWERMAQIRRDKFDLVLPEAMRENGIDMWITVVKEGRPDPLVEDLGGGYVGSVGYYIFTDRGGDRIERVAAGIDGYRLEESGAYDQILPGIDLGAFVAERDPKRIGVNMSERIGGADGLSHTSYLALQEALGERYRARLVSAEKLVSDFRSRRVATEIAAFAEAGEISREIAERAFSNEVITPGVTSLEDVAWWMMEELRRRGLDTSFDFPSVYVTGPTGIEATSNERIIQRGDLLMIDWGVGFLNFHTDMKRIAYVLRDSETEAPEGLRHAFERGAQARAVVRNTIRAGRTAQANSDAIVQALSAAGFRPMEEFNKPYDTPTTDIMFGNHSVGNLGHGIGPSIAFFNPLRLTYEVRPGNLFSIELFAYTSVPEWGGAKARIPLEDDAVVTARGVEWLYPINPGIRLIR; encoded by the coding sequence ATGCGCGCACGACCCTGGCTTCTCCTCGCCGCCCTGCTGCTCTGCCTCCCCCGCTCGCTGGACGGCCAGGAGGCCCGCCGCCGTTGGGAGCGCATGGCGCAGATCCGGCGGGACAAGTTCGATCTCGTCCTTCCCGAGGCCATGCGTGAGAACGGGATCGACATGTGGATCACCGTGGTCAAGGAGGGCCGTCCCGACCCACTCGTGGAGGATCTGGGCGGCGGATACGTGGGCTCGGTGGGCTACTACATCTTCACGGATCGAGGTGGTGATCGCATCGAGCGGGTCGCAGCCGGCATCGATGGCTACCGACTGGAAGAGAGTGGTGCCTACGATCAGATCCTGCCCGGCATCGACCTGGGTGCTTTCGTCGCCGAACGCGATCCAAAGAGGATCGGCGTGAACATGTCGGAGCGGATCGGTGGTGCGGACGGGCTGTCCCACACGAGCTATCTGGCCCTGCAGGAAGCGCTTGGTGAGCGCTACCGTGCCCGGCTGGTCTCGGCGGAGAAGCTCGTCTCGGACTTCCGGTCGCGGCGCGTCGCCACCGAGATCGCCGCATTCGCGGAAGCCGGGGAGATCTCCCGCGAAATCGCCGAGCGTGCCTTTTCCAACGAGGTGATCACACCGGGTGTCACGTCCCTGGAGGACGTGGCCTGGTGGATGATGGAGGAGCTACGCCGGCGGGGGCTCGACACCTCCTTCGACTTCCCGTCCGTGTACGTGACCGGTCCCACCGGCATCGAAGCCACGTCGAACGAGCGCATCATCCAGCGAGGCGACCTGCTCATGATCGATTGGGGTGTGGGCTTCCTGAACTTCCACACCGACATGAAGCGGATCGCCTACGTCCTGCGGGACAGCGAGACGGAAGCCCCGGAGGGGCTGCGCCACGCCTTCGAGCGCGGGGCCCAGGCCCGCGCGGTCGTCCGGAACACCATCCGGGCCGGACGCACCGCGCAGGCCAACTCGGACGCCATCGTGCAGGCGCTGTCCGCAGCGGGCTTCCGGCCCATGGAGGAGTTCAACAAGCCCTACGACACCCCCACCACCGACATCATGTTCGGCAACCACAGCGTCGGAAACCTCGGACATGGCATCGGGCCCTCCATCGCCTTCTTCAATCCACTGCGCCTGACCTACGAGGTTCGGCCCGGCAACCTGTTCTCCATCGAGCTCTTCGCGTACACGAGCGTGCCCGAGTGGGGTGGAGCCAAGGCACGCATCCCACTCGAGGACGACGCTGTGGTCACCGCACGGGGCGTGGAGTGGCTCTACCCCATCAATCCCGGCATCCGCCTGATCCGCTGA
- a CDS encoding argininosuccinate synthase — protein sequence MKERVALAYSGGLDTSIIIPWLKENYDLEVHCVAGDVGQGEGELDGLEEKALATGAASCKVVDLRREFVEEYVWPCVRAMTVYEGRYLLGTSMARPVLAKAQVEYAREVGARYVAHGCTGRGNDQVRFELGYQTLAPDLKVIAPWREWDIRSRTQALDYAAAHGVPVTASREKIYSRDRNLWHISHEGGALEDPANAPPDDVWMLTAHPWEAPDSPEEVSLTFERGVPVAVDGKAMAAEALVADLNTRAGRHGVGRVDICENRMVGMKSRGVYETPGGTVILEAARTLRSLTLDKDTARLTERLMPEYADLVYTGRWFVPERRALDTLFRVASEPVTGEVRVRLFKGQATALAATSPYSLFREDLSTFEDSDTYDHADAGGFIRLYGLASKVAAERDRSAS from the coding sequence ATGAAGGAGCGCGTCGCCCTCGCCTATTCCGGCGGCCTCGACACCTCGATCATCATCCCCTGGCTCAAGGAGAACTACGACCTCGAGGTCCACTGCGTGGCCGGCGACGTCGGCCAGGGTGAAGGGGAGCTGGACGGACTGGAGGAGAAGGCGCTGGCCACGGGCGCCGCTTCCTGCAAAGTGGTGGACCTGCGCCGCGAGTTCGTCGAGGAGTACGTGTGGCCCTGCGTGCGCGCCATGACCGTCTACGAAGGGCGCTACCTGTTGGGGACCAGCATGGCGCGACCGGTCCTGGCCAAGGCGCAGGTCGAGTACGCGCGCGAGGTGGGCGCCAGGTACGTGGCCCACGGGTGTACGGGGCGCGGCAACGACCAGGTGCGCTTCGAGCTCGGCTACCAGACGCTGGCTCCGGACCTGAAGGTCATCGCTCCTTGGCGGGAGTGGGACATCCGCTCCCGTACCCAGGCTCTCGACTACGCGGCGGCCCATGGCGTCCCCGTCACCGCCTCGCGGGAGAAGATCTACTCGCGTGACCGCAACCTCTGGCACATCAGCCACGAGGGTGGAGCACTGGAGGATCCAGCCAACGCTCCCCCGGACGACGTCTGGATGCTCACCGCGCACCCGTGGGAGGCCCCAGACAGCCCTGAAGAGGTTTCGCTCACGTTCGAGCGGGGCGTGCCGGTCGCGGTGGACGGCAAGGCCATGGCCGCTGAGGCCCTGGTCGCCGACCTGAACACGCGAGCCGGCCGCCACGGCGTGGGACGCGTCGACATCTGTGAGAACCGCATGGTGGGCATGAAGTCGCGAGGCGTATACGAGACGCCGGGAGGCACCGTCATTCTGGAGGCCGCCCGCACGCTCCGTTCGCTCACCTTGGACAAGGACACGGCCCGTCTTACGGAGCGACTCATGCCCGAGTACGCCGACCTGGTCTACACGGGGCGTTGGTTCGTCCCCGAACGGCGCGCGCTCGACACGTTGTTCCGTGTCGCCAGCGAACCCGTGACCGGCGAGGTGCGCGTGCGACTGTTCAAGGGGCAAGCCACGGCGCTGGCGGCCACCAGCCCCTACTCGCTCTTCCGCGAGGACCTCTCCACGTTCGAGGACAGCGATACCTACGACCACGCCGACGCGGGCGGGTTCATCCGGCTGTACGGGCTCGCATCCAAGGTTGCGGCGGAGCGGGACCGGAGCGCCTCGTGA
- the argH gene encoding argininosuccinate lyase, translating to MSALWGGRFAGGLDPAFDAFNRSLPFDRRLIQADIEGSIAWAGALGKAGVLTQKDVRALQRALRQLGRDLEADPSPLETSAAEDVHSFVEAALGERVGDLARRLHTGRSRNDQVATDLRLWLRERVAGLDGSLGRVMHALAELALRTAGTALPGYTHLQRAQPITAGHHALAYVEMLSRDRERLADAARRADACPLGSGALAGTAYRVDRKALAKALGFRQPTRNSLDAVSDRDFVLELAFVCSTIMVHLSRLSEDWIFFASHEAGFLKLGDSVSTGSSLMPQKKNPDALELIRGKAGRVIGHLQALLVTLKGLPLAYDKDLQEDKEALFGALDQTDACLRVMDVVVRSVQYDEARCEAAARGGFLNATDLADLLVRRGMPFRDAHEVVGRAVRAAIEHGCELEDLPAEVLAGLVPETGSVQRELSLGAVLRRRDVLGGTAPKRVKAEAEKWLWALEEDGTHSKPPPRPTRRRV from the coding sequence GTGAGCGCCCTTTGGGGCGGACGCTTCGCAGGAGGTCTGGATCCGGCCTTCGACGCCTTCAACCGCAGCTTGCCGTTCGACAGGCGGTTGATCCAAGCGGATATCGAGGGCAGCATCGCGTGGGCCGGCGCCCTCGGGAAGGCCGGCGTGCTGACACAGAAGGACGTGCGCGCCCTGCAGCGAGCGCTCCGTCAGCTGGGACGGGACCTGGAGGCGGATCCCTCGCCGTTGGAAACCTCGGCCGCGGAGGACGTGCACAGCTTCGTGGAGGCGGCCCTGGGCGAACGAGTGGGTGACCTCGCTCGTAGGCTGCACACGGGCCGGTCCCGCAACGACCAGGTGGCCACCGACCTACGCCTCTGGCTGCGGGAGCGCGTCGCCGGGCTCGATGGCTCGCTGGGCCGGGTCATGCACGCCCTGGCGGAGCTGGCGCTCCGCACCGCGGGGACCGCGCTCCCCGGGTACACACACCTGCAGCGGGCCCAGCCCATCACGGCCGGCCACCATGCCCTCGCGTACGTGGAGATGCTCTCCAGGGACCGGGAGCGGCTCGCTGACGCAGCTCGCCGGGCAGACGCCTGTCCGCTCGGGTCCGGCGCGTTGGCCGGCACCGCCTACCGGGTGGACCGCAAGGCGCTCGCCAAGGCGCTGGGCTTCAGACAACCCACCCGCAACAGCCTGGACGCGGTCAGCGACCGCGACTTCGTGTTGGAGCTGGCCTTCGTGTGCAGCACCATCATGGTGCACCTCTCCCGGCTTTCCGAGGACTGGATCTTCTTCGCGTCGCACGAGGCCGGGTTCCTCAAGCTGGGCGACTCCGTGTCGACGGGATCCAGCTTGATGCCGCAGAAGAAGAACCCGGACGCGCTCGAGCTCATCCGCGGCAAGGCCGGACGGGTGATCGGACACCTGCAGGCTCTGTTGGTCACGCTCAAGGGCCTCCCGCTCGCCTACGACAAGGATCTCCAAGAGGACAAGGAGGCGCTTTTCGGCGCCCTCGACCAAACGGATGCCTGTCTGCGCGTGATGGACGTGGTCGTGCGCTCCGTGCAGTACGACGAGGCGCGGTGCGAAGCTGCTGCGCGCGGGGGCTTCCTGAACGCCACCGACCTGGCGGACCTGCTGGTCCGCCGCGGCATGCCATTCCGGGACGCCCACGAGGTGGTGGGCCGAGCCGTGCGCGCCGCCATCGAGCACGGCTGTGAGCTGGAGGACCTGCCCGCCGAGGTGCTGGCAGGTCTGGTTCCGGAGACAGGATCGGTACAGCGCGAACTGTCGCTGGGGGCGGTGCTGCGCCGCCGGGACGTGCTGGGCGGAACGGCGCCCAAGCGGGTGAAGGCGGAAGCCGAGAAGTGGCTGTGGGCCCTGGAGGAGGACGGAACCCACTCCAAGCCCCCGCCGCGGCCCACACGGCGACGCGTCTAG
- a CDS encoding serine hydrolase, with translation MRPTRALLSLLIGLSACTGSNPRPPGQERQDARLQARLDSLVQGFHGDVGIYVRHLGDGRSAWIQPDTLFPTASMIKVPILLTTFERIEQGALDFDQALVYRDSLLYEGEDILGSFKDGEEIALSKVVMLMITMSDNTASLWLQDLVGTGTAINEWLSQHGFERTRVNSRTEGRRSDWEVYGWGQTTPREMAELLVRIREGRAVSPGADEEMYRVLSRIYWNDEALSQIPPWVQAASKQGAVDRSRSEVVLVNAPHGDYVFSVITKNQEDSSWGADNEGFVLLRDVSRLLWSTFEPGTTWTAQPFPMHD, from the coding sequence ATGCGACCCACGCGCGCGCTGCTCTCGCTCCTGATCGGGCTGAGCGCATGCACTGGGTCCAACCCACGCCCTCCTGGGCAGGAACGCCAGGATGCCCGGTTGCAGGCCCGCCTTGACTCGCTGGTGCAGGGCTTCCACGGAGACGTCGGGATCTACGTCCGACACCTGGGAGATGGGAGGAGCGCCTGGATACAGCCGGACACGCTCTTCCCGACCGCCAGCATGATCAAGGTTCCGATCCTCCTCACCACGTTCGAACGGATCGAGCAGGGTGCACTCGACTTCGACCAGGCGCTGGTGTACCGCGACTCGCTGCTCTACGAGGGCGAGGACATCCTGGGCTCGTTCAAGGACGGCGAAGAGATCGCTCTCTCCAAGGTGGTCATGCTCATGATCACCATGTCGGACAACACGGCCAGCCTCTGGCTGCAGGATCTGGTCGGGACCGGCACTGCCATCAACGAATGGCTGAGCCAACACGGCTTCGAGCGCACCCGCGTCAATTCCCGCACGGAAGGGCGCCGCTCCGACTGGGAAGTCTATGGCTGGGGGCAGACCACTCCACGGGAGATGGCCGAGCTGCTTGTGCGTATCCGCGAGGGCCGAGCGGTGAGCCCGGGCGCCGACGAGGAGATGTACCGCGTGCTCAGCCGTATCTACTGGAACGACGAAGCGCTTTCGCAGATACCACCCTGGGTGCAGGCGGCCTCCAAGCAAGGCGCCGTGGACCGCTCGCGTTCCGAAGTGGTGTTGGTGAACGCGCCGCATGGCGACTACGTGTTCTCCGTCATCACCAAGAACCAGGAGGACTCCAGCTGGGGGGCGGACAACGAGGGCTTCGTGCTGCTGCGCGATGTCTCGCGCCTGCTCTGGTCCACGTTCGAGCCGGGCACCACATGGACGGCCCAACCGTTTCCAATGCACGACTGA
- a CDS encoding TonB-dependent receptor produces MIQLRQTFSRAAALATLSMAFAVGPLLAQATGTIAGQVTDGQSGRPLSEAQVSIPGTGIGTLSNSSGRYILLGVAPGTVTVRVELIGYGTVTQQVTVGSGQSVALDFQLGQTAIALDELVVTGVGQATERRALGTTVDVINAQAIEAAPVTNVQQLLQGRVAGATVSATSAQPGTGALINFRGVSSVFGAQTPVIYIDGVRVDNSQSTAAGTGGEQSSALADLMVSDIERVEVTKGGAASTLYGSDAATGVIQIFTKKGTPGAPRFTMKVEQGVDTPELKYMFDTGAIFPDEVAAGASPTLLKDNFFQNGHTQSYYLGVNGGSNDATYNVSGRIEQADGIQVKNNSVLYNLRGGVQATVSDKFRVEFSGSYTRSDYDRLFNGTAIADPLTTFEVGDALFFSGAASLDEALEIFLRPTITEEVNRFIFSAGGYYTLNDNISSRVTVGLDSRSNQQRIAEPIGFTPGEVTGELDRFDREFTSVSMDAAATFAYPLDGDITSSFTVGAQGFRDDVSTIFATGTTFALPGSNDFGNAADIIASEGNSELFTGGFYFDEQLSLYGKLYLGAGFRVDAGSSFGDQVAWETYPKGTISYVISEEDFFQDLASSLFSELKLRAAYGETGKFPPPFLADRSFTATPFRGESAPRFDNPGNADLRPEKTSTLEAGIDAALFNNRVGLSFTWYDAKTTDALFAVPEQPVTGLGTQTRNVGEITNTGIELTLDLTLLNTQSVAWSAGATYNQVDNRVTDMGSAAAFFVEAQKHVCGPPIDCDPNTPGLEELPVGAWFVTTPIDTNGDGLPDGSERQYTGGQPFPDKSGSFNTSLTLGGNLTLSALADWAAGFEVFDYGSVWATFNNIYRANLERCPAGKDPCDEGFPLRYNLAGVDQGEYSQSAARSAFVYDGDWFKLREIAARYALPESMASQLGASRATVYGSVRNVWIWSRNGLIDPELSGVNDNGLELGGESSITISAPRAFKFGVEVVF; encoded by the coding sequence ATGATCCAACTTCGTCAGACGTTCAGCCGGGCGGCCGCACTGGCGACGCTTTCGATGGCGTTCGCCGTGGGCCCGCTCCTGGCTCAGGCCACCGGCACCATCGCCGGGCAGGTCACGGATGGTCAATCCGGCCGTCCGCTTTCCGAAGCGCAGGTCTCGATCCCCGGGACCGGCATCGGCACACTCAGCAATTCCTCCGGCCGCTACATCCTCCTGGGCGTCGCGCCCGGCACCGTGACGGTGCGGGTGGAGCTGATCGGCTACGGAACCGTCACCCAGCAGGTCACCGTGGGGTCGGGCCAGTCGGTCGCTCTGGACTTTCAGCTCGGGCAAACCGCCATCGCCCTGGACGAGCTGGTCGTCACGGGAGTGGGGCAGGCGACCGAGCGCCGGGCGCTGGGGACCACGGTGGACGTGATCAACGCGCAGGCGATCGAGGCCGCTCCGGTCACCAACGTCCAGCAGCTCCTGCAGGGGCGCGTGGCCGGTGCGACGGTGAGCGCCACCTCGGCGCAGCCCGGTACGGGCGCCCTGATCAACTTCCGGGGGGTCTCCTCGGTGTTCGGTGCTCAGACGCCCGTCATCTACATCGACGGCGTGCGGGTGGACAACAGCCAGAGCACCGCCGCCGGGACGGGCGGTGAGCAGTCTTCGGCCTTGGCGGACCTCATGGTCTCCGACATCGAGCGGGTCGAGGTCACCAAGGGCGGCGCGGCCAGCACCCTGTACGGGTCGGACGCCGCCACCGGCGTGATCCAGATCTTCACCAAGAAGGGCACGCCGGGCGCTCCGCGCTTCACCATGAAGGTCGAACAGGGCGTCGACACCCCCGAGCTCAAGTATATGTTCGACACCGGGGCCATCTTCCCGGACGAGGTGGCCGCGGGGGCCTCACCGACGCTGCTCAAGGACAACTTCTTCCAGAACGGCCACACGCAGAGCTACTACCTGGGTGTGAACGGCGGCTCCAACGACGCCACCTACAACGTCTCGGGCCGCATCGAGCAGGCGGACGGTATCCAGGTCAAGAACAACAGCGTCCTGTACAACCTGCGCGGCGGCGTGCAGGCCACCGTCTCGGACAAGTTCCGGGTCGAGTTCTCCGGCTCCTACACGCGCAGTGACTACGACCGCCTGTTCAACGGGACGGCCATCGCCGACCCGCTCACCACCTTCGAGGTGGGCGACGCGCTGTTCTTCTCGGGCGCCGCTTCGCTGGACGAAGCGCTGGAGATCTTCCTTCGCCCGACCATCACCGAGGAAGTGAACCGCTTCATCTTCAGCGCCGGCGGCTATTACACGCTGAACGACAACATCAGCTCACGCGTCACGGTTGGATTGGACAGCCGCTCCAACCAACAGCGGATTGCCGAGCCCATCGGGTTCACGCCTGGCGAGGTCACGGGCGAGCTGGACCGCTTCGATCGCGAGTTCACGTCGGTGTCCATGGACGCCGCGGCCACGTTCGCCTACCCCCTGGACGGGGACATCACGTCCTCCTTCACGGTGGGTGCCCAGGGGTTCCGGGACGACGTGAGCACCATCTTCGCGACCGGAACGACGTTCGCGCTCCCGGGCAGCAACGACTTCGGCAACGCCGCGGACATCATCGCGTCCGAGGGGAACTCCGAGTTGTTCACCGGCGGGTTCTACTTCGACGAGCAGCTGTCGCTGTACGGCAAGCTCTATCTGGGAGCCGGCTTCCGTGTCGACGCCGGGTCCAGCTTCGGTGACCAGGTGGCCTGGGAGACCTACCCGAAGGGAACCATCTCCTACGTGATCTCGGAAGAGGACTTCTTCCAGGATCTGGCGAGCAGCCTCTTCTCCGAGTTGAAGCTGCGCGCTGCCTATGGCGAGACGGGCAAGTTCCCGCCGCCCTTCCTGGCGGACCGTAGCTTCACGGCCACGCCGTTCCGGGGGGAGAGCGCGCCGCGCTTCGACAACCCCGGCAACGCGGACCTGCGGCCTGAAAAGACGTCGACCCTGGAGGCGGGGATCGACGCGGCGCTCTTCAACAACCGCGTGGGCCTGAGCTTCACCTGGTACGACGCCAAGACCACGGACGCGCTGTTCGCCGTGCCGGAGCAGCCAGTCACCGGCCTGGGGACGCAGACCCGCAACGTGGGTGAGATCACCAACACGGGGATCGAGCTGACCCTGGACCTGACCCTGCTCAACACCCAGAGCGTGGCCTGGTCGGCCGGCGCCACCTACAACCAGGTGGACAATCGGGTGACCGACATGGGCTCCGCTGCCGCCTTCTTCGTAGAGGCGCAGAAGCACGTCTGCGGACCACCGATCGACTGCGACCCGAACACACCGGGTCTGGAAGAGCTCCCCGTGGGAGCCTGGTTCGTCACCACGCCGATCGACACCAACGGCGACGGTCTGCCGGACGGATCGGAGCGCCAGTACACGGGCGGGCAGCCCTTCCCGGACAAGAGCGGGAGCTTCAACACCTCACTCACCCTGGGGGGCAATCTGACGCTTTCGGCGCTGGCGGACTGGGCGGCCGGCTTCGAGGTGTTCGACTACGGTTCCGTGTGGGCCACCTTCAACAACATCTATCGCGCCAACCTGGAGCGCTGTCCCGCGGGCAAGGATCCGTGTGACGAGGGCTTCCCGCTTCGCTACAACCTGGCGGGTGTGGACCAGGGCGAGTACAGCCAGAGCGCCGCGCGCTCCGCGTTCGTGTACGACGGAGACTGGTTCAAGCTGCGGGAGATCGCGGCTCGCTACGCGTTGCCTGAGTCGATGGCGTCGCAACTCGGCGCCAGCCGGGCCACGGTGTACGGCTCCGTGCGCAACGTTTGGATCTGGTCGCGCAACGGCCTGATCGACCCGGAGCTGAGCGGTGTCAACGACAACGGCTTGGAGCTCGGCGGTGAGAGCTCGATCACGATCTCCGCACCGCGAGCGTTCAAGTTCGGCGTCGAAGTGGTCTTCTAA